ATTAGTCCAAGGCAGGATCTGCAGTCTCTGTACTAGTGCTGTGTAAGTGTGTTCATACCTGGTCAGGGAGGGGGACGCCTACACTGTCAACATACACTCTATATCTatttatatctatctctctctttattGCTATTTGTAAATATATCTCTATTACACTTGCCACCTCGTCCTACCTCCCCCATTTTCAGTGCCTCTGACCACGGTGTTGGATACTGTAAagatttcacaacctcagaacctcTTGTACGAACATAAGAACTACGAGTCGGCCAGTCGGCCCtttgagctgctccgccattcaatgagatcatggcttatcttctatCGCAACACCACTTTTCTgcccaattcccatatcccttgattcacttaatatccaaaaatctatcgatctctgccttgaatatactcagactgatCCTCCAcggcctctgggacagagaattccagagatttgccaccctctgagtgaagaaatttctcctcagtcctaaatggccgaccccttatcctgagactgtgcccccggttctagactccccagcccgggggaaacatcctccctgcatctaccctgtcaatccctgtaagaatgttgtatgtttcaatgagatcacctctcattcttctccagagaatataggcccagtctcctcaatctctcctcataggacaaccccccccatcccagaatcagtctggtgaaccttcattgcactccctcaatggcaagtatatccttccttaagtaaggagatcaaaactgtaccatttgctttcttaattgcttgctgtacctgcatgttaactttcagtgattcgtgtacaaggacacccaggtctctcggaacaccaatatttcccaatcgctctccatttaaaaaatactgtgcatttctattgttcctaccaaaatgaataacttcacatttctccacattatattccatttgtcatgttcttgcccactcacttagcctgtctatctccccttgaaaccatgtccctttcataaatctctgACTCTGCCCAATttgattattattttctaagtgccctaataTCACATCCTTAATAGATTCAAATCTATTGGATCTCAAAACAGCATCCTAaacataaaggagactacaaaggtatgaaggcagagttggctaaagtggactgggaaaaaagattgaagtggtggacatttaaggagctatttcataactctcaacaaaaatatattccaatgagaagaacataagaattaggaacaggagtaggccatcgagcccctcgagcctgctctgccattcaacaagatcatggctgatctggccgtggactcagctccactttacccgcccgctccccgtaacccttaatttctttattggttaaaaatctatctatctgtgatttgaatacattcaatgagctagcctcaactgcttccttgggcagagaattccacagattcacaaccctctgggagaagaaattccttctcaactcggttttaaattggctctcccgtattttgatgctgtgcccctagttctagtctccccgaccagtgggaacaacctctctgcctctatcttgtctttaagagaagggataaccatccgtggctaactattgAAATTGATAAAAATGCCACACTAAGTgggcaagattagtgggaggccagaggattgggaaacttaaaaaccagcaaagaacgactaaaaaaaatagagggaaaatagattatgaaagtaaatagtaatatatataaaaacagatagtaagagtttccacagatatataaaaagcaagagagttgctaatgtaaatgttggtcccttagggtaTTAGACTGGGgagtaatggggaacagggaaatggcagagactttaaacaaatattttctatcaatcTTCACGatagaaaacacaaaaaacatcccaacagtggagggtgggaggaacttaaaacaatctgtcactaaagaagtagtactcggtaaaataatgggactaaaggcggacaagtcccctggacctaatgccttacatcctcgggtcttaatagtagtggatgcattggttgtaatctaccaaaattccctggattctggggcggtcccagcggattggaaaaccgcaaatgtaatgccctattttaaaaaggaggcagacaaaaagcaggaaactatagaccagttagcctaacagctgtccttgggaaaatgctggagtccattattaaggaagcagttgcagaatatttggaaaagcataattcaatcaagcagagtcagcatagttttatgaaagggaaatcatgtttgacaaatttgctggagttctttgaggatgtaacaagcagggtggataagggggaaccagtggatgtggtgtatttggatttccagaaggcattcgataaggtgccacataaaaggttactgtacaagataaaagttcatggggttggggggaatatattagcatggtttgaggattgactaactgttttctgttagtgttGGGATGAATgcgtcattttcctgttggcaaacagtaactagtggggtgccacagggatcggtgctggggcctcaactatttacaatctatattaatgacttggatgaagggaccgagtgtaatgtagccaagtttgctgatacaaagctgggtgggaaagcaaattgtgaggtgacacaagaaatctgcaaagggatatagacaggcttagtgagtgggtaaaaatttgacagatggagagtaatgtgggaaagtgtgaggttatccactttggcagaaaaaataaaaaagcaaataatttaaatggagaaaaattacaaaatgctgcagtgcaaagggtctggaggtccttgtgcatgaaacacaaaaagttagtatgcaggtacagcaagtgatcaggaaggcaaatggaatgttggcctttattgcaaagcggggtggagtataaaaacagggaagtcctgctacaactgtacagggtattggtgaggccacacctggagtactgcgtgcagttttggtctccgtatttaaggaggggatatacttgcattggaggcagttcagagaaggttcactaggtgaaggagttgacttatgaagaaaggttggttgggcctctaatcattggagttcagaagaatgagaggtgatcttattgaaacaaaagattatgagggggcccgacaaggtagatgcagagagaatgtttccactcatgggtgaatctagaactagggggcatagtttcagaataaggggttgcccatttaaaactgagatgaggaaaaatttattctcttgagggttgtaaatctgtggaattctctaccccagagagctgtggaggctgggtcattgaacatatttaaggcggagctcgacagatttttgagcactaagggaataactggttatggggagcgggaagggaagtggagctgagtccatgatcagatcagccgtgatcttattgaatggcggagcaggctcgaatggccgactcttgctcctttttcttatgttcttggattccagcattttccctaccactgatgtcagcctaactggtCTGGAGTTCCTTGGTTTCTcgccccctcctttcttaaaaatctCTATTTTTCTATATTTATCTCTCTCTATATCCTTCTATTCATAAATATCTCTCTATATTACACATAACTTGCCACCTCTTCTTCCTTTCCCAGTTTCACTGCCTCTGACCATGGTGTTGGGATACtgtaaataaagacttgcatttatatagcgcctttcatgacctcaggacatcccaaagtgctttacaaccaatgaagtactttttgaagtgtagtcactgttgtaatgtgggaaacgcagcagccaattcgcgcacagcaagctgccacatacagcaatgtgacaatgactcgataatctgttttagtgccgttgattgagggagaaatattggcccaggacaccggggactgaTGCAGTACTTTTGGCAGTGACTCATCGATTGCTGGTGATGCTGCAGTTCAGGAGTTGACAGAAGGATTTATTTGGAGGGGAAGGATATTATAACTAGCAAAATGGTGATCCCATAAGAAAATTCCTATATGTTTAATTTCTATAATGACTCAAATGGTTCATTTTAATACTCAAAGTTTGAAGATGACAATGTTTGCTCCATGTTGCTGTATTTTAAAGTGAGGACGGTGTTCTTTTGCACTTGTTGCAGACCCCTTTGCTGATGCAACTAAGGGTGACGACCGCCTCCCGGCAGGGACTGAAGAGTACATCCATATAAGAATTCAACAACGTAACGGCAGGAAGACACTGACCACAGTCCAGGGCATCGCAGATGATTATGATAAAAAGAAACTTGTGAAAGCCTTTAAAAAGGTATCATTGCTACACTTAAGTGGACTATTGCAAAAATTTGATACAGACTAGGTATGCGGTTACTCTTAAATTATTGTTGCTGTTTCCGTTCTGTAGATGAGAACAGTAAAGCGGGTAAGTTCGAGTTAGTATCTGGGCCCTGAAGATACTTTGTCCAGACTGGGATGATTTATTTTGTATTTCTTCGTTCTTGTAAGACAACTttgttgtgccttctgttgcctggacaccaagctctggaactccctccctaaacctctctacctctcttttcctcttttaagacgctccttaaaaccaacctctttgacgaagcttttggtcacctgacataatttctccttgtgtggctcggtgtcaaattgcatTTGTCCCGTAACACTGATGTGAAgtaccttggggcgttttactgctTTAATGGCTCCATATAAACACGTTTTCAACTGACTTTTGATCTATGAACCTTTGCAGTCGACTTTTATCCAATGGCCATGTAGGGTTTGCTTGTCTAGGACTCATTCTTGAAATGGCTTTGTAGACTACATATACAAGTAAAATAATGAGAAATTGATTTGGGTATATTTCTGTGTGAATACTAGTTTCTGGCATCCTCAGCACACAAATTAAACCTGTCCGCACCACATCCATGTGGAACCTGGTTTCTTGCGTAAAGCTGCAAGGCATCTTGCTGCTGTGTGTGAGGGAAATATTTATGCTGGTAACCAGGCTGGTATCGATGGGTGGCTCTCCAGTTCTAATACTGGAGATAACGTGGCCCTGCTTTGGGTCCAGTTCAGCTGCTGTTGGGTGTTGCACTGACTTTGGCTGTGCTTGTATACAAGCGTTTCTGCGCCAGTTTACCCGGGGAGTGCGTTCCGATCGGTGATGTGAGCACAAATAATGGAAATGCTGGTTTGTGTCTAAAGAACTCGGCTACTTTTCTTTAACATGTTTCCAACAGGTTTCAGTTATTAAAGCCTTCAAGCTAAATTAGACATATGTAAAGCTGACACTGTGGGGTGTAATTGGTAGCCCGGGCTACTGAGTACAGCTGGGACGAGAGGTATCTGTTTTAAACTGGCGTATTAGGGATGTTTTGAAACCATGAAAGTTTAAGTAAATACACATTTGTTAATTTGGTGCCCATGCCTGGAAAGGAAAAAATGTGCCGTGgtttcatagaaaataggtacaggagtaggccattcagaccttcgagcctgcactgccattcaatgagttcatggctgaacatgcaacctcagtaccccattcctgctttctcgccataccccttgatccccctagtagtaaggactatatctaactcctttttgaatatatttagtgaattggcctcaacaactttctgtggtagagaattccacaggttcaccactctctgggtgaagaagtttctcctcatctcggtcctaaatggcttaccccttatccttagactgtgacccctggttctggacttctccaacattgggaacatacttcctgcatctaacctgtctaaacccgtcagaattttaaacgtttctatgagatcccctcattcttctgaactccagtgaatacaagcttagttgatccagtctttcttgatatgtcagtcccgccatcccgggaatcagtctggtgaaccttcgctgcactccctcaatagcaagaatgtccttcctcaggttaggagaccaaaactgtacacaatactccaggtgtggcctcagcaaggccctgtacaactgtagcaatacctccctgcccctgtactcaaatcccctcgctatgaaggccaacatgccatttgatttcttaaccgcctgctgtacctgcatgccaaccttcaatgactgatgtaccatgacacccaggtctcgttgcacctccccttttcctaatctgccgccattcagataatagtctgtctctctgtttttaccaccaaagtggataacctcacatttatccacattaaggtTTCAATGAAGGTATTGAACATTTTAAAAAGTAGTTCGAGCAGTTGCCTACTTAAGAACaccagaatataagaattaggagcaggagttggccattcggcccctcgagcctcctccgccagtcaataagatcatggctgatcttcgacctcaactccaccttcccgcccgattcccatatccctcgattcccttaatatataATTTACCACCTTGAAAGAAATTCTGCACTCCTGATCCTTCTATTTTTTTGTAGAAATTTGCCTGCAATGGTACTGTGATAGAACATCCTGAATACGGCGAGGTGATCCAGCTTCAAGGTGACCAGCGGAAGAATATCTGCCAATTTCTTCTGGAGGTGAGAGAAAGATTGTTTGTTTTATTCCCATAGAAATGAGAAATCTGTCTAAAGTTACAGCTGTGACATTGCACCAACAACCTAGTGATCTGGCTTTAGCCTGCTGTGCCACTCGCATTGATTTTTGGGCTTTGCTTTTGTTCCCAAGAAGCTGTTACAAGTATATGGTGACCATCACTCTGTCATGTTGAACCCGATTTAGCTGATATTCGTTAAATTCAGAGCAATTGAATTCTAAAAATGCGCAGTAGGCAATTGGTCTTTCTCGTTTTGCTTTAATTGCTTGCTGATATATTTTGAATGGCTTGAAATTATGGGCAGGGCTCCTGTGCACAATTTGCCTATGTGCAGGAATCAGCCCATCccagatttttattttaaaaatataaaGAGAAACTTTCATTTTCTGGGTGACTGAACAGCCACTGATTATATTTTCAGAAATGTGTGTATTCAACTGTTAACGGGCACGAACTGCTTCACAGAAGGATACagcaaccgcaaatgtaacgcccccattttaaaaaggaggcagacaaaaagcaggaaactagaccggttagcctaacatctgtcgttgggaaaatgctggagtctattattaaggaagcagtagcgggtcatttggaaaagcatgattcaattaagcagagtcagcatagttttatgaaagggaaatcatgtttgacaaatttgctggagctctttgaggatgtaacgagtagggtggataagggggaaccagtggctggggtgtatttgaatttccagaaggcattcaataaggtgccacataagaggttactgcacaagataaaagttcatggggttgggaataatatattagcatggataaaggattggctaactaacagtcggGATAAaggtcattttctagttggcaaacagtaactagtggggtgccgcagggatcggtgctggggcctcaactatttacaatctatattaatgatttggatgaagggaccgagtgtaatgtagccaagtttgatacaaagatgggtgggaaagcaaattgtgaggaggacacacaaaatctgcaaagggatatagacaggctaagtgagtgggcaaaattttggcagatggagagtaatgtgggaaaatgtgaggttatccactttggcagaaaaaataaaaaagcaaattataatttaaatggagaataattgcaaagtgttacagtacagagcgacctgggggtccttgtgcatgaaacaaagtgttagtatgcaggtacagcaagtaatcaggaagacaagtggaatattggcctttattgcaaaggggatggagtataaaagcagagaagtcctgctacaactgtacagggtattggtgagaccacacctggagtactgcgtacagttttggtcaccgtatttaaggaaggatatacttgcattggaggctgttcagagaaggttcacgggttgacctatgaagataagttgagtaggttgggcctatacccattggagttcagaagaatgagagatgatcttattgaaacttataagataatgagagggctcgacaaggtggatgccaagagggtatttccactgataggggaaactaaaactatgggacatagaactgatgagaaatttattctctcagggttgtaaatctgtggaattctctgccccagagagttgtggaggctgggtcattgaatgtatttaaggtggagatagatttttgagcgatggagtaaaggattatggagagcgggcagggaagtggagctgagtccatgatcagatcagccatgatcttattgaatggtggagcaggctcgaggggctgaatggccgactcctgctcctattatgtagcACAGAaggctgccattcggcccatcgagcctgtgccggttctgtgagagcgatccagttagtcccactcccccgctctgtccccacagtcctgtaaagtttttcccttgaagtatttatccaattctctttttaagGTTATAATTGAACCTACTTCCACCATCCTCCAGATCACAACTCCTAAATCCCCGTGTcacctccggttcttttgccaatcaccttaaatatatgTCTTACGGTTTACTAATCTTTCTGCCACCAGAAATAGTTTCTCCCTGATTACTCTCTTCAAAGCAGttgctgattttgaacacctctatcagatttcctctcaaccttctctgctctaaggagaacaaccccagcttctccagtccctcatccctggaaccattctcgtaaatctcctgccccctctccaaggccttgacatcctaaaGTGTAGCGACCAGAATTGTCCACACTGCTCTGGCTGAGGTCTAAAtagtgctttataaaggtttagcagagCTTTCTTGTTTTTGATCTCTCTTCCTCTGATCCaatgatcccatgtgcttttattaaaaatttTCACAacttaccctgccaccttcaaagatttgtgtgcacACATCCCCAGGTGTGTCTGTTCCTGTATCCTCTTTAACATTGTACtatttcgtttatattgcctcctCATTCCACAAGTATGAAATGTATCATTTCATacttgtgttaaatttcatctgccatgtgtctgtccatttcaccagtctgcgtCCCCTCTTCATTGCTTTCTACATTTGAGTTTCATTTCATATCTGCAAACTTCGCAATTATTCGTTGTATACCCAagtcaggtcattaatatatcaaaAGGAACAGTGGTCCTAATATCGACCTCTGGGCAGCGTACCTTCCTAAAGTCTGAAAAACTGCTACTCCCTGTCCCTTCGCCAATTTCATTACCATGCAACCATTGTCCCTTTTAATTCCGGGAGCTTTGATTTTGCTCTC
This DNA window, taken from Pristiophorus japonicus isolate sPriJap1 chromosome 5, sPriJap1.hap1, whole genome shotgun sequence, encodes the following:
- the LOC139264203 gene encoding eukaryotic translation initiation factor 1b; its protein translation is MSTIQNLQSFDPFADATKGDDRLPAGTEEYIHIRIQQRNGRKTLTTVQGIADDYDKKKLVKAFKKKFACNGTVIEHPEYGEVIQLQGDQRKNICQFLLEVGIVKEEQLKVHGF